From Sulfurospirillum tamanense:
CAAGGCAAAAGACGACGTAAAGTACAAAACAAATACCCTCTCTAACGATGAAAACAGACGGTACCTTTATGCCGATATCAACAACGACACCACCAAGATAAACATCGGCTACACCGATGTCAAAAAAGACCTCTTCGCAGGCATGTCCCTTGACGCCGCCCCTGATAGTGGCAAGCTGAAATCACGGGATTATTTCATCGATATTACCAAGCATCTCTTGGAGGACAAATCCCTCAAAATCAACGCTTCTGTGGGAGTCAACGAACGGCAATACGAAGAAGAAAATGCTCAAGGCATGGGTGTTGTTCCTATTCTTGATTTTTCAAATATGCCCGCGAGCATACTTACGGGGTTTTACGAAGACGCAACTTTCACCAAAACCAACGCTAGCCTCACTAAAACCTTCCAGTACCTCAATCACAATATCCTCATAGGTGCGCACGCTTCTGGGAAAAAATACGACCTCAAAAAAAGAACGGGGGTCAATTTCTTTGGTCAAAAAAGTGACCTTAGGCAGTACAATAACTTCAATAAAGAAAATGTCTACTCTTTGCTCTTCCAGTACGATTATCGGGCAACGGAGAACCTCATTTTGATTGCCAACGCAAAAGTCGACAAGTACCAAAGAAACGGTTACCTTGGCGACACCTCAGAGCAGCTGGTCAGAGTGGGGGCCATCTACACGCCCTATGAAAACTTGGGATTTAAGGGCTTTTACACCCGTACTTATCTTCCTGTCTCTTTTTATAACGTTGATTTTGTAGACAAAAACAACCCCAACCTTAAATCCCAACAGTACGAACTTTTTACCGCTGAAGCAGTCTACACACACGGAAAATCAAAATTTAACCTCATCTACAACAACGTCACCATAGACGATTTCATCTACTATACTCCCGTTGGTTTCATCAACGTAGACCATGCCGTTAAGACCCAAGGGCTCATTTTGAATTACGAATACGCCCTCGCCAACACAGACAAAATAACCCTCAACTATTTCACCTCGACACAAAGTGAAGGGGCAAGCAACTACCAACGTGGCGGCTACGTCAAATACATGGGAAACTACCACAAAGTTGACTACTTTGCCTCTTTGATTTATAAGGGTTCTTTTTCTTATTTTGATGTACATGTAAAGGATAGCTTCGACCTTAGCCTAGGCGCAACTTACCATTTTACTAAGGATTTTAGCGTTAGCCTCAAGGGAGAAAACCTCCTGAAAAAATCCACCGAGTCCGTCTACGAAGAGGCTTTTGGGATTCCTTTTTCCCTCAAGACAACACCCCAACGCAGTGCTTACCTTTCGCTAAAGTGGGTGTTTTAATGCGCGCCTTAACACTTTTTTTCATGCTTTTCTCTTTTTCTTGCGCAGACCAGTATACGTTTTTGATGGACAAGTACGACAAAGAGATAGAACTTGAGGCAAAAATTCTCTTTAAAATTGCTACTGTTTCCACGAGAGGAGACATCACGCTGTTTATTCCGGAAATGACGCCCGTGGAAGCAAAGGTTTACGGGAAATTTTTTACACTCACACCCGATTGCCAGGGGGCAAATTTTGTCTTTGTCAACAAAACAACAACCGACACAATACCCTGCAACGCCTCTGGAAAACTGTTTTTTACCAACAACTACAAAAAACTGCTTTCCGATCGTAAATTCTTCGGGGCATTTTTCTGGGCCAAAAGCAGGCCCAATATTGTCTTTTTGAAAAACAGGCTCGCGGCGCAAAACATCACCCTGCCCCAAGCGTACGACCACTACACAGAAGAGCTAGATGTCCCGTAAGTTTTCTTTTAAAAACCCTTTTTATTTAATTGGCTTGAGTCTTGTTGTCGGAGTGGTTTTGGGTGCATTGCTATACGGAACTGTCAAACTGGAAGAAAAAGTTGAGGCAAAAATGTTTGAGATTTCCACATCCGACATTTTTCACATTGCTCAAAACAGTGCAAAAACCATCACATCTCTTTTAAACACCCAAGAAAGCTACGTTACTCAAATACAACGCAACACTCTTCTTCAACAAGAAATTGAAGCCCATCTGAGGATTTTACCCACTAAAAATATCAAATACGCCTACCTTCTCTACAGGGACGCTAGAGGTGTTTTTAGATTTTTGGCCGATGCTTCTGCCCCTTTTGAAAAGGCTCTACTTAATCAAAAACTTGACGTCACTAGCCCTGCTTGGAATGAAATTTATGAAAAAAAAGAACCCCTAATTATTAGACATGATTTTCTCAAAGCGCTCTCCATTAGTTACCTGACTCCCTTACTAAACAACCAAGAGGTTCAGCTGGTCTTAGCCATTGATTTTTCTGTTGAAAAAGTAGAGAGCATCAATACTATTCTTGCCTTTATGAAAACGACCCTTTTAACAACAATAGGGATTATGGTTCTCTTTTTTATCGTACTTATAGTGCAAACGTACCGGTATGTCGTCGCTAAAAAAAGTGCCTACATAGACAAACTTACCAATACATACAACAGAAATTATCTTCAGGAGCTAGAAGAGTTTATCAACCTTGGCGACTACGCATTAGCCGCTTTAGACATAGACCACTTTAAAAAAGTCAACGACACCTACGGACACCATGCGGGAGATATGATTCTCAAAGACGTTGCCAGCATCATCCTTGCCAACACGCGCAAAAAAGATGACATTGTTATCCGCTACGGGGGAGAAGAGTTTGTGATTCTTTCAAAAATCAAAAGGACCGACCACGCCTCGCCTTTAAATATTTTTGAGAGAATTTTCACGAGCATCCAAGCCAAGGCTTTTCATGTTTCAAACTCCGACACACTTCACATTACCGTTTCTATGGGTATCAATTTAGCACTAAACCAATCCAGAACTTTTTCTGATGCTTTTAAGTTGGCAGACATTGCTCTTTACAATGCAAAACATAGAGGTAGAAATTGCATTGAAATTTACGAAGAGAACAAAAACAGCCACAAGCACACCCACCTTACCATAGGTGAAATTAATGTCGCCATTGAAGAGGACAGAGTGGTCTGCTTTTTCCAGCAAATCGTACACACCCAATCCAAAAAACTTTCTCACTATGAGGCGCTACTGCGCATTGTTGACAAAGACGGGAGTATCATTACTCCGAGCAAAATCCTTCCCGCCATCAAAGGAACCTTTGTCTTGCGCAATATCACCAAAAGGGTTTTAGAAATTTGCTATGCGACCCTTTGCCGCCATCCTGCCATTTGCATCAATGTTAATCTCAATCCTCAAGACATCATCAATGAAACTATTCTTGACCTTCTAAAAGAGTACGCCAAAGAGAAAAACATTGCACAAAGAATCGGGCTAGAAATTGTAGAAAGTGAAGAGTTTATGCACTACAAACATGCGGATGAAAACCTGCTGATGTTAAAGTCTCTTGGCTACACAATCTCTATCGATGATTTTGGAACTGGGTATTCTAACTTTGTTTATTTGACCCAAATTCAAACAGATTTTATTAAAATAGATGGGGATATCATCAAAAACATTGTGGAAGACAAAGTCTCACTCGCGGTTGTAAAAAGCATCGTTAACTTTGCCAAAGAGGCAAAGATTCAAGTAGTCGCCGAATATGTGTGCAACGAAGAGATTTATAACATTGTCAACTCCCTTGGCATTGAGTACTGCCAAGGGCATTATTTTTCTATTCCTAAAGCATCTCCTGCATAACCTTTACATGTAAAGGCAAAAGAGACTTTAAATAGAGATTTCCTTGATATCTGCCACCGATAAAAAGGCTTGGTAAATCGCGCCAATAAGGTGCTGACGATTTTGGCGAATGGCAGAATCCTCAGCATTAACCATCACGCTATCAAAAAAGGCATCGATGCTAGGCTTGAGTCCAAACAACGCATCCAACTTTGCCTCTTCATCTTGAATGTCAGCTTTCATTACCGTGCCAAATGCCTCCCAAAGACGCACCTCTTGGTCATGCTCAAAAAGTTGCGCATTAACCTCGAACGTCTGGGTCATGTCTACATCTTTAACAATGTTTGCCACACGCTTAAAGGTACTTAGTGCCTCTTTAAAATTACTTTGAGCAGTAATGGCTTTTAGTGCCTCAACTTTGCGCGCAATTTTTACGATGTCGCGTTCGCCACTTTCTAGCACCGCCTTAACAATGGAAGGATTGGCATCAAAAAACGGATACAACCGCTCGATGATAAAAGCTTCTAGAAGTTTTTTATCAAAGGCTTTATAGTGCACAGCAAGGGCAGCAAAATCTGCACTAATATCAAAAGGAATCTGCTGGTCAAGAGCAATTTTCACAATCCCGCCCACCGCACGCCGAAGCGCAAAGGGGTCTTTGGTGCCTGTTGGGATTTTACCAATACTAAAAAGCGCCAACAAGGAGTCAATCTTGTAGCTCAATGCCACAATAGCACTAAAAAGCGTACTTGGAAGAGCACTCTCCTCGCTATTAGGAAGGTATTGCTCTTTAAATGCAAGCGCCAAAGAAGCGTCCTGGCCCGTTTTTATAGCGTAGTAGTACCCCATAGTGCCTTGGAGTTCTGTAAACTCATACACCATTTCACTGAGTAAATCTGCCTTGCACAATCCAACTGTGCGTTCTAGTAGCGCCATTAAAGTGTGTTCATCCAAATCGGGGCGCTCTTGCATTAAGCGCACTTTGTAACGGCTAGCCAAGTACGCACTCACTTTTTGCTCTCGCTCTACTTTGTCGTAAACCGAACCTAGCCCTTCTAGGTAAACAATCTTTTTCAATCCCTCGCTGGAGAGGCCATTGCGCAGGTCATTTTCCCAAAAGAAAAGCGCGTCTTCAAGACGAGCGCGCAACACTTTTTCATTACCAGAAACAATAAGGTCGTATGTTTTAGCAATCGCATTAGAAACCACTACAAACCGATTAGTAAGCTTGCCCTCTTTAAACACGGGAAA
This genomic window contains:
- the glyS gene encoding glycine--tRNA ligase subunit beta — its product is MTKPLLIEIGVEELPAIPFLNELPNIEAKWLELLEREGLGCEFEFYYTPRRLVLWHPAFALAQPTRYEEFFGAPLSAAYKEGEPTPVALGFAKKCGVEVGALGSTVRGDKEVLYVKKEIQGVSSKEILSRMVEAWLKSLNFGKSMRWGSLEESFIRPVRSLAMMLGDEHVVGEVFGVKSMYFTYPHRSVSYEPFAFDQAGDYFEKLVQGGVVLFQEERYESIVAQIKEIEAAWEIEVEKDAALLAEVVAITEHPKALLGSFDEKFLTLPPEVIITSMKENQRYFPVFKEGKLTNRFVVVSNAIAKTYDLIVSGNEKVLRARLEDALFFWENDLRNGLSSEGLKKIVYLEGLGSVYDKVEREQKVSAYLASRYKVRLMQERPDLDEHTLMALLERTVGLCKADLLSEMVYEFTELQGTMGYYYAIKTGQDASLALAFKEQYLPNSEESALPSTLFSAIVALSYKIDSLLALFSIGKIPTGTKDPFALRRAVGGIVKIALDQQIPFDISADFAALAVHYKAFDKKLLEAFIIERLYPFFDANPSIVKAVLESGERDIVKIARKVEALKAITAQSNFKEALSTFKRVANIVKDVDMTQTFEVNAQLFEHDQEVRLWEAFGTVMKADIQDEEAKLDALFGLKPSIDAFFDSVMVNAEDSAIRQNRQHLIGAIYQAFLSVADIKEISI
- a CDS encoding TonB-dependent receptor; this encodes MSGFFRFFINDYEISSAYLQSPSLTWGNLPLDFVDHIEIYYGDSSFSMGNTTGIYFVRIYTKSAKKENGSELKSLVSSNGSNAQSFIQSQTFENGWSYLFFANTSKAKDDVKYKTNTLSNDENRRYLYADINNDTTKINIGYTDVKKDLFAGMSLDAAPDSGKLKSRDYFIDITKHLLEDKSLKINASVGVNERQYEEENAQGMGVVPILDFSNMPASILTGFYEDATFTKTNASLTKTFQYLNHNILIGAHASGKKYDLKKRTGVNFFGQKSDLRQYNNFNKENVYSLLFQYDYRATENLILIANAKVDKYQRNGYLGDTSEQLVRVGAIYTPYENLGFKGFYTRTYLPVSFYNVDFVDKNNPNLKSQQYELFTAEAVYTHGKSKFNLIYNNVTIDDFIYYTPVGFINVDHAVKTQGLILNYEYALANTDKITLNYFTSTQSEGASNYQRGGYVKYMGNYHKVDYFASLIYKGSFSYFDVHVKDSFDLSLGATYHFTKDFSVSLKGENLLKKSTESVYEEAFGIPFSLKTTPQRSAYLSLKWVF
- a CDS encoding bifunctional diguanylate cyclase/phosphodiesterase; its protein translation is MSLVVGVVLGALLYGTVKLEEKVEAKMFEISTSDIFHIAQNSAKTITSLLNTQESYVTQIQRNTLLQQEIEAHLRILPTKNIKYAYLLYRDARGVFRFLADASAPFEKALLNQKLDVTSPAWNEIYEKKEPLIIRHDFLKALSISYLTPLLNNQEVQLVLAIDFSVEKVESINTILAFMKTTLLTTIGIMVLFFIVLIVQTYRYVVAKKSAYIDKLTNTYNRNYLQELEEFINLGDYALAALDIDHFKKVNDTYGHHAGDMILKDVASIILANTRKKDDIVIRYGGEEFVILSKIKRTDHASPLNIFERIFTSIQAKAFHVSNSDTLHITVSMGINLALNQSRTFSDAFKLADIALYNAKHRGRNCIEIYEENKNSHKHTHLTIGEINVAIEEDRVVCFFQQIVHTQSKKLSHYEALLRIVDKDGSIITPSKILPAIKGTFVLRNITKRVLEICYATLCRHPAICINVNLNPQDIINETILDLLKEYAKEKNIAQRIGLEIVESEEFMHYKHADENLLMLKSLGYTISIDDFGTGYSNFVYLTQIQTDFIKIDGDIIKNIVEDKVSLAVVKSIVNFAKEAKIQVVAEYVCNEEIYNIVNSLGIEYCQGHYFSIPKASPA